The Collibacillus ludicampi region TGAAAAAAGGGAACAGGAATGCACAATCGGTCTTGATATGTTAAATTCATACATTCAGAAATATTCCGACCATTGTTGATAATATTACTGTGCGTTAACATCACACCCTTGGGAAAACCGGTTGTTCCCGAGGTATACTGCATGTTAATCACATCAAACGGATCGAGACTGTCTTCCCTCTCTCGCAATTCTTCATCTGAAACGGTTTTCCCCAACTCCATCACATCGGACCAGTTGAACATGCCTGGGTACTTTTTATCGCTTAAAATTACAACATTTTTCAAACAAGGGAATCGTTGGGACTGCAGTTTTCCTGGTTCGGCATCCTTCAATTCGGGAACGATTTCATATAGCATCTCCGTATATGAGACTCCGCGATAGGATTCCATCAGAAGCAATGTCGAAGTGTCTGATTGACGAAGGAGATACTCCAGCTCGGCTGTACGATAGTTTGTGTTTACCGTTACGAGAACAGCACCCATCCTTCCTGTCGCAAACTGTGTAATTAACCACTCCGGATAATTGCTTGCCCAAATCGCCAATTGATCGCCTTTCGCGATACCTAATTTCATGAATCCTTTAGCAGCCTGTCCACAAATCTCATAGAACTGCCGATACGTGTAACGAAGATCCCGGTCCGCATACACAACAGCCTCATGCTCAGGGTATTGATCCGCAATTTTGGAAAGTAGTTGTCCAACCGTGAGATGCATGATATCCGCCATCCGCACAACCCCTTTATCTTTGATTCATCAATATTATAATAAAAACTCCCCTGTCCGTGCAGGGGGTTGAAACAAAATTAACAGTAATTTTTCAAATTATTTGTATATAATCAATCATTAACACCCCAACTGACGAGCGATCACAATGCGCTGAATTTCAGATGTGCCTTCTCCAATTTCCATCAGTTTCGCATCGCGGAAATACCGTTCGACCGGGTAGTCTTTCATGTAACCGTAACCGCCGTGAATCTGTATCGCTTGGTCACAAACACGCATACAGATTTCAGAAGCAAAGAGTTTGGCCATCGCTGCTTCCTTCGTAAACGGACGGTGGTTATCTTTCAACCAAGCAGCTTTCAACACCTGATTTCGTGCCAATTCAATATGCATAGCCATATCCGCCAGTTTAAATTGGATCGCCTGGAACTTGGATATGGATTGGCCAAACTGTACGCGTTCCTTCGCGTATTGAAGTGCCGCCTCAAACGCAGCTTGCGCAATCCCAACAGAGAGCGCGCCAATGGAAATGCGTCCGCCGTCTAACGTGTACAAAAATTGTTTGAAGCCCGCTTGGGGATCACCCAGCAAGTTTTCTCGGGGGACTCTCACATCCTCCAATACCAACTCTGCAGTATTCGAGCCCCGTAAGCCTAATTTTTCATAATTTGCGATCGCCTTAAACCCAGGGGTGTCTGTTTCCACTATGAACGCAGAGATTCCTCTGCTCCCAATGCCTTTCTCCGTAACAGCCGTGACAATCACCGTTTTAGCATAGGAAGCATTCGTAATAAAACATTTCGTTCCGTTAATAACCCATTCATCCCCATCCAGTCTCGCTGTTGTTTGTGTGCCTCCCGCGTCGGAACCTGCATTGGGTTCTGTTAAGCCGAATGCCCCCAATACTTCACCACGCGCTAAAGGACGCAAATATTTTTGCTTCTGCTCCTCATTGCCGAAATAATAAATTGGACATAACCCTAATGAGACGGCAGCCGCATAACTGAGCCCGGTTGAGCCGCACGCGCGCCCGACTTCTTCAACCGCTAATGCATAGGAAATCGTATCTCCGCCAGCCCCGTCATATTCTTCAGGGATCGGGAGACCAAGCAGTCCGAGTTCCCCCATTTTACGAAATGTCTCAATCGGAAATTCCCCCGTGCGATCCACATGTTCAGCCTTAGGAGCAATCTCGGCTTCCGCGAAATCACGAACCATCGAACGTATCATCTTCTGCTCCTTGGTTAAATCGAAATTCATGGCCTCTCCTCCTGGATTAACAATCA contains the following coding sequences:
- a CDS encoding acyl-CoA dehydrogenase, producing the protein MNFDLTKEQKMIRSMVRDFAEAEIAPKAEHVDRTGEFPIETFRKMGELGLLGLPIPEEYDGAGGDTISYALAVEEVGRACGSTGLSYAAAVSLGLCPIYYFGNEEQKQKYLRPLARGEVLGAFGLTEPNAGSDAGGTQTTARLDGDEWVINGTKCFITNASYAKTVIVTAVTEKGIGSRGISAFIVETDTPGFKAIANYEKLGLRGSNTAELVLEDVRVPRENLLGDPQAGFKQFLYTLDGGRISIGALSVGIAQAAFEAALQYAKERVQFGQSISKFQAIQFKLADMAMHIELARNQVLKAAWLKDNHRPFTKEAAMAKLFASEICMRVCDQAIQIHGGYGYMKDYPVERYFRDAKLMEIGEGTSEIQRIVIARQLGC